A genomic region of Dehalococcoidales bacterium contains the following coding sequences:
- a CDS encoding endonuclease domain-containing protein — protein sequence MHKYGQQVPLARGLRREQTEAERLLWSRLRNKQLCQVKFRRQQPIGSYIVDFVSFDTMLIIEIDGGQHDEQSNRAKDELRTGYLEDRGYKVIRFWNNDVLRNLDGVLIRIEGALG from the coding sequence ATGCATAAATACGGACAGCAAGTACCATTAGCCAGAGGACTCAGAAGGGAACAAACTGAAGCCGAAAGGTTGCTCTGGTCACGTTTGCGAAACAAGCAGCTTTGCCAGGTTAAGTTTCGCCGACAACAGCCAATAGGGAGCTATATTGTTGACTTCGTGAGCTTCGATACAATGCTGATTATTGAAATTGATGGCGGTCAGCATGATGAACAAAGCAACAGGGCAAAAGATGAGCTCAGAACCGGTTATCTTGAAGATAGAGGCTATAAAGTAATAAGATTCTGGAATAATGATGTTTTGCGGAACTTGGATGGAGTGTTAATCCGGATTGAGGGAGCTCTTGGTTAA